In Equus caballus isolate H_3958 breed thoroughbred chromosome 7, TB-T2T, whole genome shotgun sequence, one DNA window encodes the following:
- the ARNTL gene encoding basic helix-loop-helix ARNT-like protein 1 isoform X6, with the protein MINLESMDTDKDDPHGRLEYTEHQGRIKNAREAHSQIEKRRRDKMNSFIDELASLVPTCNAMSRKLDKLTVLRMAVQHMKTLRGATNPYTEANYKPTFLSDDELKHLILRAADGFLFVVGCDRGKILFVSESVFKILNYSQNDLIGQSLFDYLHPKDIAKVKEQLSSSDTAPRERLIDAKTGLPVKTDITPGPSRLCSGARRSFFCRMKCNRPSVKVEDKDFPSTCSKKKADRKSFCTIHSTGYLKSWPPTKMGLDEDNEPDNEGCNLSCLVAIGRLHSHVVPQPVNGEIRVKSMEYVSRHAIDGKFVFVDQRATAILAYLPQELLGTSCYEYFHQDDIGHLAECHRQVLQTREKITTNCYKFKIKDGSFITLRSRWFSFMNPWTKEVEYIVSTNTVVLANVLEGGDPTFPQLTASPHSMDSMLPSGEGGPKRTHPTVPGIPGGTRAGAGKIGRMIAEEVMEIHRIRGSSPSSCGSSPLNITSTPPPDASSPGGKKILNGGTPDIPSSGLPPGQAQENPGYPYSDSSSILGENPHIGIDMIDNDQGSSSPSNDEAAMAVIMSLLEADAGLGGPVDFSDLPWPL; encoded by the exons GGAAGCTCACAGTCAGATTGAAAAGAGGCGTCGGGATAAAATGAACAGTTTTATTGATGAATTGGCTTCATTGGTACCAACGTGCAACGCAATGTCCAGGAAATTAGATAAACTTACTGTGCTGAGGATGGCCGTTCAGCACATGAAGACGTTACGAG GTGCCACCAATCCATACACAGAAGCAAACTACAAACCAACTTTTCTGTCAGATGATGAACTGAAACACCTCATTCTCAGG GCAGCAGATGGATTTTTGTTTGTCGTAGGATGTGACCGAGGGAAGATCCTCTTTGTCTCGGAGTCTGTCTTCAAGATCCTCAACTACAGCCAG AATGATCTGATTGGTCAGAGTCTGTTTGACTACCTGCATCCTAAAGACATCGCCAAAGTCAAGGAGCAGCTCTCCTCCTCGGACACCGCGCCGCGGGAGCGGCTCATAGACGCAAAAA CTGGACTTCCAGTTAAAACAGATATAACCCCTGGGCCATCTCGATTATGTTCTGGAGCACGACGTTCTTTCTTCTGTAGGATGAAGTGTAACAGGCCTTCAGTAAAGGTTGAAGACAAGGATTTCCCCTCCACCTGCTCAAAGAAAAAAG CAGAtcgaaaaagcttctgcacaatcCACAGCACAGGCTATTTGAAAAGCTGGCCACCCACAAAGATGGGGCTGGATGAAGACAACGAACCAGACAATGAGGGGTGTAATCTCAGCTGCCTTGTTGCAATCGGACGACTGCATTCTCATGTGGTTCCACAGCCGGTGAACGGGGAAATCAGGGTGAAATCCATGGAATATGTCTCTCGACATGCGATAGATGGCAAATTTGTTTTTGTGGACCAGAG GGCAACAGCTATTTTGGCATATTTACCACAAGAACTTCTAGGCACATCATGTTATGAATATTTTCACCAAGATGACATAGGACATCTTGCAGAATGTCACAGGCAAG TTTTACAGACGAGAGAAAAGATTACAACTAATTGCTATAAGTTTAAAATCAAAGATGGTTCTTTCATCACGCTACGGAGTCGATGGTTCAGTTTCATGAACCCTTGGACCAAGGAAGTAGAATACATTGTCTCAACCAACACTGTTGTTTT AGCCAACGTCCTGGAAGGCGGGGACCCAACCTTCCCGCAGCTCACAGCATCCCCCCACAGCATGGACAGCATGCTGCCCTCTGGAGAAG GTGGCCCAAAGAGGACTCACCCCACTGTTCCAGGGATTCCAGGGGGaaccagggctggggcaggaaaaatAGGTCGAATGATTGCTGAGGAAGTCATGGAAATCCACAG GATAAGAGGGTCATCGCCTTCCAGCTGTGGCTCCAGTCCATTGAACATCACAAGTACACCTCCCCCTGATGCCTCTTCTCCAGGAGGCAAGAAG ATTTTAAATGGAGGGACTCCAGACATTCCTTCCAGTGGCTTACCACCAGGGCAGGCTCAGGAGAACCCAGGCTATCCATATTCTGATAGTTCTTCTATTCTTG GTGAGAACCCTCACATAGGCATAGACATGATAGACAACGATCAAGGCTCAAGTAGTCCCAGTAATGATGAAGCAGCAATGGCTGTCATAATGAGCCTCTTGGAagcagatgctgggctgggtggCCCTGTTGACTTTAGCGACTTGCCATGGCCGCTGTAA
- the ARNTL gene encoding basic helix-loop-helix ARNT-like protein 1 isoform X5 gives MSFLLKFTGRIWGAQWLEVRCPLGDAMINLESMDTDKDDPHGRLEYTEHQGRIKNAREAHSQIEKRRRDKMNSFIDELASLVPTCNAMSRKLDKLTVLRMAVQHMKTLRGATNPYTEANYKPTFLSDDELKHLILRAADGFLFVVGCDRGKILFVSESVFKILNYSQNDLIGQSLFDYLHPKDIAKVKEQLSSSDTAPRERLIDAKTGLPVKTDITPGPSRLCSGARRSFFCRMKCNRPSVKVEDKDFPSTCSKKKADRKSFCTIHSTGYLKSWPPTKMGLDEDNEPDNEGCNLSCLVAIGRLHSHVVPQPVNGEIRVKSMEYVSRHAIDGKFVFVDQRATAILAYLPQELLGTSCYEYFHQDDIGHLAECHRQVLQTREKITTNCYKFKIKDGSFITLRSRWFSFMNPWTKEVEYIVSTNTVVLANVLEGGDPTFPQLTASPHSMDSMLPSGEGGPKRTHPTVPGIPGGTRAGAGKIGRMIAEEVMEIHRIRGSSPSSCGSSPLNITSTPPPDASSPGGKKILNGGTPDIPSSGLPPGQAQENPGYPYSDSSSILGENPHIGIDMIDNDQGSSSPSNDEAAMAVIMSLLEADAGLGGPVDFSDLPWPL, from the exons GGAAGCTCACAGTCAGATTGAAAAGAGGCGTCGGGATAAAATGAACAGTTTTATTGATGAATTGGCTTCATTGGTACCAACGTGCAACGCAATGTCCAGGAAATTAGATAAACTTACTGTGCTGAGGATGGCCGTTCAGCACATGAAGACGTTACGAG GTGCCACCAATCCATACACAGAAGCAAACTACAAACCAACTTTTCTGTCAGATGATGAACTGAAACACCTCATTCTCAGG GCAGCAGATGGATTTTTGTTTGTCGTAGGATGTGACCGAGGGAAGATCCTCTTTGTCTCGGAGTCTGTCTTCAAGATCCTCAACTACAGCCAG AATGATCTGATTGGTCAGAGTCTGTTTGACTACCTGCATCCTAAAGACATCGCCAAAGTCAAGGAGCAGCTCTCCTCCTCGGACACCGCGCCGCGGGAGCGGCTCATAGACGCAAAAA CTGGACTTCCAGTTAAAACAGATATAACCCCTGGGCCATCTCGATTATGTTCTGGAGCACGACGTTCTTTCTTCTGTAGGATGAAGTGTAACAGGCCTTCAGTAAAGGTTGAAGACAAGGATTTCCCCTCCACCTGCTCAAAGAAAAAAG CAGAtcgaaaaagcttctgcacaatcCACAGCACAGGCTATTTGAAAAGCTGGCCACCCACAAAGATGGGGCTGGATGAAGACAACGAACCAGACAATGAGGGGTGTAATCTCAGCTGCCTTGTTGCAATCGGACGACTGCATTCTCATGTGGTTCCACAGCCGGTGAACGGGGAAATCAGGGTGAAATCCATGGAATATGTCTCTCGACATGCGATAGATGGCAAATTTGTTTTTGTGGACCAGAG GGCAACAGCTATTTTGGCATATTTACCACAAGAACTTCTAGGCACATCATGTTATGAATATTTTCACCAAGATGACATAGGACATCTTGCAGAATGTCACAGGCAAG TTTTACAGACGAGAGAAAAGATTACAACTAATTGCTATAAGTTTAAAATCAAAGATGGTTCTTTCATCACGCTACGGAGTCGATGGTTCAGTTTCATGAACCCTTGGACCAAGGAAGTAGAATACATTGTCTCAACCAACACTGTTGTTTT AGCCAACGTCCTGGAAGGCGGGGACCCAACCTTCCCGCAGCTCACAGCATCCCCCCACAGCATGGACAGCATGCTGCCCTCTGGAGAAG GTGGCCCAAAGAGGACTCACCCCACTGTTCCAGGGATTCCAGGGGGaaccagggctggggcaggaaaaatAGGTCGAATGATTGCTGAGGAAGTCATGGAAATCCACAG GATAAGAGGGTCATCGCCTTCCAGCTGTGGCTCCAGTCCATTGAACATCACAAGTACACCTCCCCCTGATGCCTCTTCTCCAGGAGGCAAGAAG ATTTTAAATGGAGGGACTCCAGACATTCCTTCCAGTGGCTTACCACCAGGGCAGGCTCAGGAGAACCCAGGCTATCCATATTCTGATAGTTCTTCTATTCTTG GTGAGAACCCTCACATAGGCATAGACATGATAGACAACGATCAAGGCTCAAGTAGTCCCAGTAATGATGAAGCAGCAATGGCTGTCATAATGAGCCTCTTGGAagcagatgctgggctgggtggCCCTGTTGACTTTAGCGACTTGCCATGGCCGCTGTAA
- the ARNTL gene encoding basic helix-loop-helix ARNT-like protein 1 isoform X7, with amino-acid sequence MINLESMDTDKDDPHGRLEYTEHQGRIKNAREAHSQIEKRRRDKMNSFIDELASLVPTCNAMSRKLDKLTVLRMAVQHMKTLRGATNPYTEANYKPTFLSDDELKHLILRAADGFLFVVGCDRGKILFVSESVFKILNYSQNDLIGQSLFDYLHPKDIAKVKEQLSSSDTAPRERLIDAKTGLPVKTDITPGPSRLCSGARRSFFCRMKCNRPSVKVEDKDFPSTCSKKKDRKSFCTIHSTGYLKSWPPTKMGLDEDNEPDNEGCNLSCLVAIGRLHSHVVPQPVNGEIRVKSMEYVSRHAIDGKFVFVDQRATAILAYLPQELLGTSCYEYFHQDDIGHLAECHRQVLQTREKITTNCYKFKIKDGSFITLRSRWFSFMNPWTKEVEYIVSTNTVVLANVLEGGDPTFPQLTASPHSMDSMLPSGEGGPKRTHPTVPGIPGGTRAGAGKIGRMIAEEVMEIHRIRGSSPSSCGSSPLNITSTPPPDASSPGGKKILNGGTPDIPSSGLPPGQAQENPGYPYSDSSSILGENPHIGIDMIDNDQGSSSPSNDEAAMAVIMSLLEADAGLGGPVDFSDLPWPL; translated from the exons GGAAGCTCACAGTCAGATTGAAAAGAGGCGTCGGGATAAAATGAACAGTTTTATTGATGAATTGGCTTCATTGGTACCAACGTGCAACGCAATGTCCAGGAAATTAGATAAACTTACTGTGCTGAGGATGGCCGTTCAGCACATGAAGACGTTACGAG GTGCCACCAATCCATACACAGAAGCAAACTACAAACCAACTTTTCTGTCAGATGATGAACTGAAACACCTCATTCTCAGG GCAGCAGATGGATTTTTGTTTGTCGTAGGATGTGACCGAGGGAAGATCCTCTTTGTCTCGGAGTCTGTCTTCAAGATCCTCAACTACAGCCAG AATGATCTGATTGGTCAGAGTCTGTTTGACTACCTGCATCCTAAAGACATCGCCAAAGTCAAGGAGCAGCTCTCCTCCTCGGACACCGCGCCGCGGGAGCGGCTCATAGACGCAAAAA CTGGACTTCCAGTTAAAACAGATATAACCCCTGGGCCATCTCGATTATGTTCTGGAGCACGACGTTCTTTCTTCTGTAGGATGAAGTGTAACAGGCCTTCAGTAAAGGTTGAAGACAAGGATTTCCCCTCCACCTGCTCAAAGAAAAAAG AtcgaaaaagcttctgcacaatcCACAGCACAGGCTATTTGAAAAGCTGGCCACCCACAAAGATGGGGCTGGATGAAGACAACGAACCAGACAATGAGGGGTGTAATCTCAGCTGCCTTGTTGCAATCGGACGACTGCATTCTCATGTGGTTCCACAGCCGGTGAACGGGGAAATCAGGGTGAAATCCATGGAATATGTCTCTCGACATGCGATAGATGGCAAATTTGTTTTTGTGGACCAGAG GGCAACAGCTATTTTGGCATATTTACCACAAGAACTTCTAGGCACATCATGTTATGAATATTTTCACCAAGATGACATAGGACATCTTGCAGAATGTCACAGGCAAG TTTTACAGACGAGAGAAAAGATTACAACTAATTGCTATAAGTTTAAAATCAAAGATGGTTCTTTCATCACGCTACGGAGTCGATGGTTCAGTTTCATGAACCCTTGGACCAAGGAAGTAGAATACATTGTCTCAACCAACACTGTTGTTTT AGCCAACGTCCTGGAAGGCGGGGACCCAACCTTCCCGCAGCTCACAGCATCCCCCCACAGCATGGACAGCATGCTGCCCTCTGGAGAAG GTGGCCCAAAGAGGACTCACCCCACTGTTCCAGGGATTCCAGGGGGaaccagggctggggcaggaaaaatAGGTCGAATGATTGCTGAGGAAGTCATGGAAATCCACAG GATAAGAGGGTCATCGCCTTCCAGCTGTGGCTCCAGTCCATTGAACATCACAAGTACACCTCCCCCTGATGCCTCTTCTCCAGGAGGCAAGAAG ATTTTAAATGGAGGGACTCCAGACATTCCTTCCAGTGGCTTACCACCAGGGCAGGCTCAGGAGAACCCAGGCTATCCATATTCTGATAGTTCTTCTATTCTTG GTGAGAACCCTCACATAGGCATAGACATGATAGACAACGATCAAGGCTCAAGTAGTCCCAGTAATGATGAAGCAGCAATGGCTGTCATAATGAGCCTCTTGGAagcagatgctgggctgggtggCCCTGTTGACTTTAGCGACTTGCCATGGCCGCTGTAA
- the ARNTL gene encoding basic helix-loop-helix ARNT-like protein 1 isoform X8, producing the protein MKCNRPSVKVEDKDFPSTCSKKKADRKSFCTIHSTGYLKSWPPTKMGLDEDNEPDNEGCNLSCLVAIGRLHSHVVPQPVNGEIRVKSMEYVSRHAIDGKFVFVDQRATAILAYLPQELLGTSCYEYFHQDDIGHLAECHRQVLQTREKITTNCYKFKIKDGSFITLRSRWFSFMNPWTKEVEYIVSTNTVVLANVLEGGDPTFPQLTASPHSMDSMLPSGEGGPKRTHPTVPGIPGGTRAGAGKIGRMIAEEVMEIHRIRGSSPSSCGSSPLNITSTPPPDASSPGGKKILNGGTPDIPSSGLPPGQAQENPGYPYSDSSSILGENPHIGIDMIDNDQGSSSPSNDEAAMAVIMSLLEADAGLGGPVDFSDLPWPL; encoded by the exons ATGAAGTGTAACAGGCCTTCAGTAAAGGTTGAAGACAAGGATTTCCCCTCCACCTGCTCAAAGAAAAAAG CAGAtcgaaaaagcttctgcacaatcCACAGCACAGGCTATTTGAAAAGCTGGCCACCCACAAAGATGGGGCTGGATGAAGACAACGAACCAGACAATGAGGGGTGTAATCTCAGCTGCCTTGTTGCAATCGGACGACTGCATTCTCATGTGGTTCCACAGCCGGTGAACGGGGAAATCAGGGTGAAATCCATGGAATATGTCTCTCGACATGCGATAGATGGCAAATTTGTTTTTGTGGACCAGAG GGCAACAGCTATTTTGGCATATTTACCACAAGAACTTCTAGGCACATCATGTTATGAATATTTTCACCAAGATGACATAGGACATCTTGCAGAATGTCACAGGCAAG TTTTACAGACGAGAGAAAAGATTACAACTAATTGCTATAAGTTTAAAATCAAAGATGGTTCTTTCATCACGCTACGGAGTCGATGGTTCAGTTTCATGAACCCTTGGACCAAGGAAGTAGAATACATTGTCTCAACCAACACTGTTGTTTT AGCCAACGTCCTGGAAGGCGGGGACCCAACCTTCCCGCAGCTCACAGCATCCCCCCACAGCATGGACAGCATGCTGCCCTCTGGAGAAG GTGGCCCAAAGAGGACTCACCCCACTGTTCCAGGGATTCCAGGGGGaaccagggctggggcaggaaaaatAGGTCGAATGATTGCTGAGGAAGTCATGGAAATCCACAG GATAAGAGGGTCATCGCCTTCCAGCTGTGGCTCCAGTCCATTGAACATCACAAGTACACCTCCCCCTGATGCCTCTTCTCCAGGAGGCAAGAAG ATTTTAAATGGAGGGACTCCAGACATTCCTTCCAGTGGCTTACCACCAGGGCAGGCTCAGGAGAACCCAGGCTATCCATATTCTGATAGTTCTTCTATTCTTG GTGAGAACCCTCACATAGGCATAGACATGATAGACAACGATCAAGGCTCAAGTAGTCCCAGTAATGATGAAGCAGCAATGGCTGTCATAATGAGCCTCTTGGAagcagatgctgggctgggtggCCCTGTTGACTTTAGCGACTTGCCATGGCCGCTGTAA